A part of Capsicum annuum cultivar UCD-10X-F1 chromosome 6, UCD10Xv1.1, whole genome shotgun sequence genomic DNA contains:
- the LOC124899577 gene encoding craniofacial development protein 2-like, with product MEAMPVAMKLVYCLCLLLVPASCEYIVDWLRCLLMGLEDEVKASFWEDLDEVVRSVPSAEKIVIAGDFNGHIAVLSGGYDDVHGGFGFGVRNGKGTALLDFARAFELVVVNSSFPKKEHHLITF from the exons CTTGTTTATTGTCTCTGCCTGTTATTAGTTCCGGCTTCCTGTGAGTACATTGTGGACTGGCTGCGGTGCTTATTG ATGGGCTTGGAAGATGAGGTGAAGGCGAGTTTTTGGGAAGATTTGGACGAGGTGGTGAGAAGTGTGCCTAGCGCGGAGAAGATCGTTAtagcaggggacttcaatgggcacattgcGGTCCTATCTGGAGGCTATGacgatgtgcatggtggttttggctTCGGTGTTAGAAATGGCAAGGGAACGGCcctgttggattttgcgagggcctttgagCTGGTGGTTGTGAACTCGAGTTTCCCGAAGAAGGAGCATCACCTGATTACCTTCTGA